ggaaaactgcttcttacctgtgtgagttctctgatgtctgacaagatctgatttatctataaaacatttcccacactcagaacacgaaaacggcttctcaccggtgtgagttctctgatgtacaacaagcgctgatttctgtgtaaaacatttcccacactcagaacacagaaatggcttctctcctgtgtgagttctctgatgtataacaagctctgctttatgtgcaaaacattttccacactcagaacatagaaatggcttctcacctgtgtgacttctctggtgcTTAACAAGAATGGATTTccttgcaaaatatttcccacactcagcacataaaaaaggcttctcacctgtgtgaattctctggtgTGCAACAAGATTggatttctgtggaaaacatttcccacactcagaacataataaaggcttctcacctgtgtgacttctctggtgtttagcaacatctgatttctgtgcaaaacatttcccacaatcagaacatAAAAAAGGCTTTtcgcctgtgtgagttctctggtgTCTGACAAGAtcggatttccgtgcaaaacatttcccacactcagaacatggaaatagtttCTCACCTGTGTAACTTCCCTGATTTGTTACAAGAACTGATTTATGAGCACAGTATCCTGCACAgacagaacatggaaaaggcttctcaccagCGTGCGTTCTCTGATGTTTATCAAGATTTGATTtcattgtaaaacatttcccacactcaggacatggaaatggtttctcaccggtGTGACTTCTCAGATGTCTAAGAAAGAGTGACCGATATAAGAAACATTTACCACATTCAGAACAGAGAAACCTTTTAGCACTTGTAGGGTTTGTTCTGTGTGTAACAACATCTATATTATCAGAACAATCTTTATGATTAGAGGGATCAGATGACATATCTCCACTGTCCAACACCAGCTGTACATTTAGTGTAATAGGGGTTTCTCCTGGAGAATCTTGTACGATGTTATCTTCTATTTTATAATCTGAAGACAAAAGGAGACGTCCCTCCGAGGTATTCCTGCTTCtgcatccatctgctggaaat
This Pseudophryne corroboree isolate aPseCor3 chromosome 3 unlocalized genomic scaffold, aPseCor3.hap2 SUPER_3_unloc_1, whole genome shotgun sequence DNA region includes the following protein-coding sequences:
- the LOC134983091 gene encoding gastrula zinc finger protein XlCGF57.1-like → MEKDRRHITENILEITLQIIYLLTGEAYTMVNETSDEHVTPSICHRVSEGWTRLKSPIPVLPPHSLIHERHNEQKILELTNKIIQLLTGEVPIRCEDVTVYFSMEEWEYIKEHRGLYKDVMMENHRPLTSLDGASNRTTPERCPHPLYFQDCTEENHSVPQEGQGEVQIISKSEAIQGEETYVRGEQQCKEEEILTGIGTDGCRSRNTSEGRLLLSSDYKIEDNIVQDSPGETPITLNVQLVLDSGDMSSDPSNHKDCSDNIDVVTHRTNPTSAKRFLCSECGKCFLYRSLFLRHLRSHTGEKPFPCPECGKCFTMKSNLDKHQRTHAGEKPFPCSVCAGYCAHKSVLVTNQGSYTGEKLFPCSECGKCFARKSDLVRHQRTHTGEKPFLCSDCGKCFAQKSDVAKHQRSHTGEKPLLCSECGKCFPQKSNLVAHQRIHTGEKPFLCAECGKYFARKSILVKHQRSHTGEKPFLCSECGKCFAHKAELVIHQRTHTGEKPFLCSECGKCFTQKSALVVHQRTHTGEKPFSCSECGKCFIDKSDLVRHQRTHTGKKQFSCSECRKCFTKISSLVRHQRSHTGKTSFPCSECGKCFTQKTTLVVHKKKCTREIK